The DNA sequence GAGAAGAAGGTTGACTCGGCAATCTCAATTTCGTATGAGTGATGGTTGACTCATGAAAGTGCAATGGAAGGGTGAAAGCCGATGAACGCCTTTCAGTCGAGTTTGTGTTCACAACCTCTCCTTTTCAGTCGAGTAACTGGGGTTCCTCTCGCAACGAGTGCTCGAGTATGTTAGTGTTCAGTATATCATGTTAGTGTTCAGTATAGCCGGGATTGTAGTTCAATCGGTCAGAGCACCGCCCTGTCAAGGCGGAAGCTGCGGGTTCGAGCCCCGTCATTCCCGACCTAGGATCTGATGTATCGATCAATTAATCTCTCATCAGTTACGAAATATATAGCTATAAAAAAAAGCTAGAAATAGAATTCAACTTAGTTTCTCAGTCTCTAGGAATTCCTAAGCGTTAGCGAAGAAAGAAGCCTACTTGAAGAAGGCTGCCAAGAGGAGAGCAAGCGCCCTACCCGAGTCTCCAGCGAGAAGCGTTTTATATATAATATAAATTATTATCGATCGAAACCTAAAGCCAAGTGCATCGATCGGTTTCCTTGCGTTGGGAGGGAGATTGAATGAACGCTTGAAAGCTAGCGGGGACTCAGAGAGAAGAGAGCCAGGGATATCCAACCCAGGAATCGCACGCAGGCTTCTCGCCCCCTTTCTCTGACGAGGGCGAAGCAGAGATCGAATGCTTCCAAAGCAGGGAAAAGAAGATAGGAAGATTGGATGGAAAATCGAGGGTGGGAGCCGAAGGCCCCATCTACATATATACGCACTGGTACCACCATGAAGACTGTGTTCCCACTGGGTGAAGAATCAGATTTATGACCATGGATAATAAGATCCAATCCAATTGATTGATGGAAGTCGACTCGACGATCAGGTAGCCTCATCCCATTCTTTAAAGCAGTAGCGAACAAAGGACGCCGACAAGGAAGAGGCGTTTCTCGGAGTGAGAAAGCTCAATCCAAGACATGAAAGCGGAATCACAACTGTGCTTAAATCCCTACTTCCACCGAGGGAAAAGTCCTCCTATTCCTTTCACCAGTTCAGGGCAAATGATGAAGGGGTTTCCGGCGCAAATGAATAGTAGAAAAAGGTCGATTCCTCCTTGCAGTTGATTCACTTTCACTTTAGTTGGACATGGCAAGGAAAGCAGGAATGTCATCAGGCTCAGACCTATTCTTGCAAATAAAAAGAGACTCGCTCTAGTCCCGTAACCATTCGTAAGGAGGGGGCGGTGGTCGAATGAATAGAATGTCCGAGTAAGGAGAACTAGCCAAGCTTCTTCACAAGCGAAGGAATTGCAGCCTAACCATCTGTGAGATCGGAGACTTCGAGAGGCTCTGACGCCCTCTTTAACGCCACTCTTTCCGAGTCTCGGACATGAAGCTTACGATTGATTTTGTTAGTGAGAAGCTCAGTTCCGCTTTAAGCCCGACAAGCGGGTGGTTTGGTTGGTTGTTGATAGAGGACTCGAAATAGCTTTATTTGCACCGTTCCCTTCTTTATCGAATAGGGGTTCCTCCGTCACTTCAAATTTTACTAGGGATGAGAACCAGAGAACGCTCTCCACTAAGACTCCCGTATGATATGCAGGTTAAAGCTCCCGTTTCAGATGCTGAAGGCTCGTTGAGACCTCTTCTCTTTTCCGCACCAATCTTAATTGACTACTACATCTTTATTTGGGTGTATAGCTCAGTTGGTAGAGCATTGGGCTTTTAACCTAATGGTCGCAGGTTCAAGTCCTGCTATACCCAAACCTACCTTACCACTATATAGTAAAGATGCGTAGTAGCGTTCTAAGATCACTGAGGGGAAGGTTGGTCATAAATTTGGAGAGTACACGGAAACTCAGACTTTCGAGAACAAATATTGGACCGGGAAGAAAAAAGGGACAGAAATCCATAAAGTCAAAAAATATGGCACGAAAAGGAAATCCGATTTCGGTAAGACTTGGAAAAAATCGTAGTTCAGATTCAAGTCGGTTCAGTGAGGGCGACCGCGAAAGTCACCGAATGGGTAAGTCTTTTCCTTCAGTTTATCCTATATTTTCAAAAAAAGCGTGGGAGGACGTTGCAGATGTCCGGGACGGACACGACTTCTTCTAACGCTAGAAGACCACTGGAAAACACCCGGAACCAGAGCATGTCGTGAAAGAAGCACACTGGATGGGCGTGCTTCGACCGTGTCTCCGGGGCACAGTTGAATGTAGATATCATTAACGCGAGGTGTAGGATACCAGGCCGAGAAACCCAGGCAACCCAACCCCCCCTATGCGCCGATCGCTAGCGCATCCAGGTCCCCGGCGCCCAGCTCTGCGGGGGAGGCCTAGTCTGATCTGAGAAGTGCTAATTCGGTTCGGATAGACTTCAAAAAAGAACGCCGCCGCCCAATAATAAAAATCAAACAAGTGCTAAGTTTCAGATAGTGAATAAACCGAAACGAAAGAAGAGAGGTTTCTCGCTCGGCGCCTAAAGCGCACTATGCTCCGTTTTAACAAATGAGAGTTTTCGGTGGAACCGGTGAACCACGCGAGCTGGTTAGATGTGTGGGACAGAGGGCTCGTAGTACCTGTTAGCGCAGCTATGCAGTGGAAGGGAAGGAGCCTATAAATCGACCCCTTCCTTCTTTTTTTCAAAGAAAAAAAGCAGTACAAAGATATTAGACTCTCGGATGAGACTAAGCGGCCACCGACCGTTCCGACGCACCCCTGACCGATTTTGATTAAGACCGAAAACCTATCTAAAATGAAGCCTAGTTTAAGCTGTCAAACAAATGATAGAATTGAAATTATAGAAAATATCCCGGGAAGAAATATAGATAGAGTTTTGCTCAATAAAGGGAAGATTCGTAGAAAAGGATAAGTTGTTTCGCGAAGACTGCAATCTTTCTAAAGAAACAAGCGAGAAACTTGACTTTGAGAAAAAAAGGTGCTTGTTGCCGGTAAGTAAGCTTGTTTTATATCAATAAAGGCGAAAGGTTTTTGAATATTATAAAGACGCGTTAGCACTTTCGTTTTTAATAAGTTTAGGCTTAACTAAGAAGTGCGAAAGGGCTTGTTTGTTAATTAGGGTGCGCTGGTTTAGAACCCTATACACAACAAAGGGCTTTTCCTTTCAAATGACAACTGCCTCTTCCTGTTGCGAGGGCCTTGCACGAAACCAAACCGCCCCCCCCGCCCCAATCAAGTACCAGTTGCTTCGCAGCGCGGGTAGCCTACTTAGGTTAGGAGGAAGAACCCCTCAGTTCTTACTAACCTCCGGTGTGTAATCAACATGTTGCTAGCTTCAACTCGGTTGAATAAGAATCATTGATTCTCTCTCCTGTCCATTTCTTATTCATTCAGGGCGCTCGGCCGGTGCTCCTTTCTCAAACCAAAACGACTCTGAACGTTAGGGAAGATAAGACCACCTGAGCGAACCGATCAAAGGGACTTGACTTATCCGAACCGAACAATAGCAGCTTAAAGCTAAGCCTCTCACGAGCAGCGTCGCTGCGCGGGGAGGAGCATCTCAAAGTATGGGGCAAAGGATCAAGCGCTTTGACTTTGTCTCCCGGGATCCACCACAGGTTGGGTTTGAGAGCCGTGTGATGGGTGACTATCCAGCACGGTTCGGAGAGCACTTTTAGTCTTTGTTGGTGAATGGAAGCCCCCCTATCAAGCAAAAAAGAAGCGGCTCTTTCTACGGTGGGGTCACTATTGACTCTATTTATTATTATGGTAAATTTGTGTATCAAGATGTCAATCTGAGATCTTATTTCGGTTCGATACGTCCACCTACGAGACTCACCTTTGGCTTTCGTCTCGGTAGGTGTATTCTTCTACATTTTCCTAAAAGAACATTCATTCATTTCTTTCTTCCCCGTCGACCACGACGACTGAAACGACGTGAAAAAACTAGACCCGGAAAGGAGAAGGGCCGGTGGTGGACGACATTCGGGAAAGCCGGGCCGATCGGGTGTCTTCGCGACGATACAGAAGAAGAACGAAACGAAGTGAGAGGCCGGGGGGCAAGGAAAAGAGTCGAGTCGATCAGGCTCGACGACCGAAAGAAGCAAAACGAAATCCGGGGGTGGCCGAAAAAAAAACAACGCTATGGATACCATGACCGATCACCATCGATAAAGAAGAATCTTTCTAAATCACTTCGGATCAGCGGGGCCTTCAAGCATCCGAAATACGCCGGGGTTGTAAATGACATAGCGTTCCTGATAGAAAATGACGACTCCTTCAGAAAAACGAAGTTATTCAAGTTCTTTTTCCCAAAGAAGTCCCGCTCCGACGGCCCGACGAGTTATCTACGGACCCTCCCTGCAGTGCGCCCCTCCTTGAATTTTTTGGTCATGCAATACTTTTTTAATACAAAGAACCAAATGAATTTCGACCCCGTCGTAGTTCTCAATCATTTCGTGGCACCGGGCGCGGCTGAACCATCTACGATGGGGAGAGCGAATGCACAGGGAAGAAGCTTACAGAAGAGAATACGTTCTCGTATCGCTTTTTTTGTAGAAAGCTCGACCAGCGAGAAAAAGTGTTTGGCCGAAGCCAAAAATAGGTTGACCCACTTCATTCGCTTGGCGAATGATCTTCGCTTCGCGGGAACAACTAAAACCACCATCTCGCTCTTTCCATTCTTCGGTGCTACCTTTTTCTTTCTAAGAGATGGGGTTGGGGTGTATAATAACCTTGATGCCCGGGAACAACTACTCAATCAATTAAGGGTCAAATGTTGGAACCTTTTGGGTAAGGATAAGGTAATGGAATTGATAGAGAAATTCAAAAACCTAGGTGGGATAGAAGAATTGATAAAGGTAATAGATATGATGATAGAAATCATACTGAGAAAGAGAGGAATTCCGTATAGGTACAACTCTTATTTTTACGAAGTAAAAAAAATGCGATCTTTCTTGTCTAATAGAACAAACACTAAGACCTTAATTGAGTCAGTCAAAATAAAATCTGTTTATCAAAGCGCTTCTCTGATTGCTCAAGACATCTCTTTTCAACTGAAGAACAAAAGAAGATCATTTCATTCCATTTTTGCTAAAATAGTGAAGGAGATTCCAAAAAGGGTGGAGGGAATCCGTATATGTTTTTCCGGTCGATTAAAAGACGCAGCAGAAAAAGCTCAAACTAAATGCTATAAGCATAGAAAAACTTCTCGTAATGTATTTAACCAGAAAATCGATTATGCTCCTGCGGAAGTATCTACTCGTTACGGAATCTCAGGTGTCAAAGTGTGGATTTCATATAGTCAAAAAAAAGGGGGACGTGCTATATCCGAAACGTACGAAATATAGTAAATATCGTAAAGGCAGATGTAGTAGGGGTTGCAAACCGGATGGTACAAAACTGGGTTTTGGAAGATATGGCACTAAAAGTTGTAAAGCTGGTCGTCTTTCATATCGAGCCATTGAAGCAGCGCGTCGGGCTATAATCGGACACTTCCATCGTGCTATGAGCGGACAATTCCGAAGAAATGGTAAGATATGGGTAAGAGTTTTCGCGGATCTCCCTATTACCGGGAAACCTACAGAAGTAAGAATGGGAAGAGGAAAAGGAAATCCTACGGGTTGGATTGCTCGTGTGTCCACGGGACAAATCCCATTTGAAATGGATGGTGTGAGTTTGGCAAATGCTCGACAAGCCGCTACATTAGCGGCTCATAAACCATGTTCGTCAACCAAGTTTGTTCAGTGGTCGTAACGTAATTGGTTAATGGGGAGAAAGCGGGCCGAGAATCTTATGTCAAAAGGACCAAGGATGATCTTTTCGGAAAGGAGGAGTAGGAGGAGTCAGCTTATTCTATAGATACTGTAAAAGCCAACTCATGTTTCCACTCAATTTTCATTACGAAGATGTATCACGTCAAGATCCGTTGCTCAAACCGAATCACGCCAACGTTATGGAAGTTCCTGGATCGTGTGAAATAAGAGTAGTACCAAAGGCACCCTATAATTTCATAATAAAAAATGGAAAATTGGCTATGGAGATTCCGCGCGGTCAGAAATTCATACAGACACAAAGGGGTTCGACAGGAAAGTCCTTTCGATCTAATCCATTCTTGGGGTCAAATAAAGACAAAGGATATGTAAGTGACCTAGCACGACAAAGCACTCTCCGAGGGCATGGAATGTCTAATTTTTCGGTCAGAATCTCGACAGTAATGTCTCTGTTAGATTTTCCGGTCGAAATACGGAAAAACTCCATTCAATTCTCGATGGAAACGGAGTTTTGCGAATTCTCCCCGGAACTGGAAGATCATTTCGAGATCTTCGAACATATTAGAGGGTTCAATGTGACTATTGTCACTTCGGCCAACACACAAGATGAGACTTTACCACTGTGGAGCGGCTTTTTGCAAAAAGATGAGGGGGAAACTCAGTAAGATGTCGGAGAAGCAAAATAGTAGAGATCACAAACGTAGATTGCTCGCGGCTAAATTTGAATTGAGACGAAAGCTTTATAAAGCCTTTTGTAAAGATCCCGATCTTCCTAGTGATATGCGGGACAAACATCGTTATAAGTTGTCCAAGTTGCCAAGAAATAGTTCCTTTGCACGAGTAAGAAACCGATGTATTTCCACGGGTCGCCCTCGTTCTGTATCTGAGTTCTTTCGAATTTATCGTATCGTTTTTCGTGGATTAGCATCTCGAGGTTCTTTGATGGGCATAAAGAAATCGTCTTGGTAGCAACCACCAAACCAATAGAACAAAGAAAGGTTAGCTCCGCAGCTGGTCCACAAGCAAGGTAAGTAAGTCCATTACCAGCCGGCTCCGGACCGAAAAGACCTAACAGAGTAATCCCTTATCTTGGATCGGAGATGCGAACGGGGCGGGAATCGAAGTGGGGGACCTCTCTACCGCTTGTGTCTATTTCCTGTCAAGTATGCTCCCCAGACATAGACTACGTACAGGTAGTACTCTTGGAAAGAAAGATATAATGCGTGAACATAACATTAAGTTACGAATGTAACTCCCGACTACTCTTCTAAATATACTAAGGCGGAGAACTCTTGTTCATTGGAGCGCCGTAGTGCGGAGGGATGAACCCATTATGGAAGTCCGAGTTGGGACTGAGCCTTCCGAATGATAATGCTTTGTTTCGTTGGAAAAACCAACGCAAATCTCATATTGACTTTCTATCGCCCTACTTCTAAGGATAGATAGAGAGAGTTACTTTATGAAATTCTCTCCCTTATAAAGCAGCGCAAGTCGGCCCCCCCAGAACAAAGCCCTACTCCCGAGAGGCACGGAGTGACTCGACTAAAAGGAGAGGTCCAAATGGACTTCCGTGAATTACAGTGATCCAGTCTCACGGATATGGGGCCTCGCCGGAGATGGCAGGGCAAAACCTGATGGACCTTTTTTTTTCTCAATAGGTTATTTCGAGAATCAACCAACCGACGAGACGAATTCGAGGATGTGTTAAAATAAAGTCTAACCGCCAAGGCAAGTCCCATGGATAAGCCCAGCCTCCCTCTCGTTTCACTCTCGAGGAACGCCTTTTCAGTCGAGTTGCTAAAGCACCTCTCCTTACAGTCGAGCTTCTTTGTTCCTTCGGACCTCTCGCCCAAATGAAATAGGATGAATCCAATCAATAAGCTTATTGATTGATTCAGAGCGCAGCGAAGCCAAATTAAATCAAGGCAAAGGGGGGCTTACTTTTCCTGACGCTGAGTCATCCTATTCAAATTTAGCTATGCTAATGTAACAGGAAAAGTATTCAGATGATATGGATCCCAAGAGATGAGCGAGAACCTCCAATTGCTTAAGGATCGCACTCCGCTGTCCCGCTTGGTGGACGAGATCTTCTCTCGGGGTCATCCTGGGTTACTGAAGGGTTGTCCGACTGCTCGGTGACCTAATCAGAGAAGTTTTGACCGCTTTCTCTTCTCTACAGCACTCTCGGACTGATCATCCAATCCATCTTGCTGCGACAAAGCAAGCTTAGGAATGAATCTAAGAAATTTAGGTCTCTGCCCGCTTGAAAGATTCTTCTTTCCTCTTCGGTGAAAGAGGGCAAAGGTGTGTAGGAGAAAGAATTCTAAAAACGTCGACGCTTAATTCGCCCCCGAGGAATGCTTTCAAAAGTCAAAGAAAGGCTCAAATATCAATATATATATTTTAGGATATTTTAGGGCCCTAGAACGCAAAAAAAAGTGGGTGAACAAGAGTTGTCACGATAGGAAAGAGAAATGACTATAAGGAACCAACGATTCTCTCTTCTTAAACAACCTATATCCTCCACACTTAATCAGCATTTAGTAGATTATCCAACCCCGAGCAATCTTAGTTATTGGTGGGGGTTCGGTCCGTTAGCTGGTATTTGTTTAGTCATTCAGATAGTGACTGGCGTTTTTTTAGCTATGCATTACACACCTCATGTGGATTTAGCTTTCAACAGCGTAGAACACATTATGAGAGATGTTGAAGGGGGCTGGTTGCTCCGTTATATGCATGCTAATGGGGCAAGTATGTTTCTTATTGTGGTTTACCTTCATATTTTTCGTGGTCTATATCATGCGAGTTATAGCAGTCCTAGGGAATTTGTTTGGTGTCTTGGAGTTGTAATCTTCCTATTAATGATTGTGACAGCTTTTATAGGATATGTACTACCTTGGGGTCAGATGAGCTTTTGGGGAGCTACAGTAATTACAAGCTTAGCTAGCGCCATACCTGTAGTAGGAGATACCATAGTGACTTGGCTTTGGGGTGGTTTCTCCGTGGACAATGCCACCTTAAATCGTTTTTTTAGTCTTCATCATTTACTCCCCTTTATTTTAGTAGGCGCCAGTCTTCTTCATCTGGCCGCATTGCATCAATATGGATCAAATAATCCATTGGGTGTACATTCTGAGATGGATAAAATAGCTTTTTACCCTTATTTTTATGTCAAGGATCTAGTTGGTTGGGTAGCTTTTGCTATCTTTTTTTCTATTTGGATTTTTTATGCTCCTAATGTTTTGGGACATCCCGACAATTATATACCTGCTAATCCGATGTCCACCCCGCCTCATATTGTGCCGGAATGGTATTTCCTACCGATCCATGCCATTCTTCGTAGTATACCTGACAAAGCGGGAGGTGTAGCCGCAATAGCACCAGTTTTTATATGTCTCTTGGCTTTACCTTTTTTTAAAAGTATGTATGTGCGTAGTTCAAGTTTTCGACCGATTCACCAAGGAATGTTTTGGTTGCTTTTGGCGGATTGCTTACTACTAGGTTGGATCGGATGTCAACCTGTGGAAGCACCATTTGTTACTATTGGACAAATTTCTCCTTTGGTTTTCTTCTTGTTCTTTGCCATAACGCCCATTCTGGGACGAGTTGGAAGAGGAATTCCTAATTCTTACACGGATGAGACTGATCACACCTGATCAGTGAAAAATTTTGACACCAATCATTTACATATTACACCAAGAATTGACAAGCGGATAAGTTTTCTAGTTTGCTATGTTGATATAGCTTAGATAGGGAAAAGATAACTCCACTATAGGGTAGGGCTGTACTTCAAAAATCAAAAAGGGTCCCTCTCCCCCTTTTTTATTAAAAAATCAAAAAAGAGGCCCCGCCCCCCAAGGCCTAAGGGGCCCCCTCTGATAAAGAAAGAAAAAAAATATAGAACTACCTTTACTGCAAGAATATAAATGACTCGCTATTCACTCGAGGTTTCTGGGTCATAATGTAGGAGAGATGGCCGAGTGGTTTAAGGCGTAGCATTGGAACTGCTATGTAGGCTTTTGTTTACCGGGGGTTCGAATCCCTCTCTTTCCGTACCTTTACCTAATTCACCAACGTTACCGACCGCCATGTATAAAATAAAAATCGAGACCTCTAAGAGTCAGACCTTTTTTTGAGATTATTTTTTTCTAATT is a window from the Brassica napus mitochondrion, complete genome genome containing:
- the orf101e gene encoding hypothetical protein — protein: MRLPDRRVDFHQSIGLDLIIHGHKSDSSPSGNTVFMVVPVRIYVDGAFGSHPRFSIQSSYLLFPALEAFDLCFALVRERGREACVRFLGWISLALFSLSPR
- the rps3 gene encoding ribosomal protein S3 codes for the protein MARKGNPISVRLGKNRSSDSSWFSEYYYGKFVYQDVNLRSYFGSIRPPTRLTFGFRLGRCILLHFPKRTFIHFFLPRRPRRLKRREKTRPGKEKGRWWTTFGKAGPIGCLRDDTEEERNEVRGRGARKRVESIRLDDRKKQNEIRGWPKKKQRYGYHDRSPSIKKNLSKSLRISGAFKHPKYAGVVNDIAFLIENDDSFRKTKLFKFFFPKKSRSDGPTSYLRTLPAVRPSLNFLVMQYFFNTKNQMNFDPVVVLNHFVAPGAAEPSTMGRANAQGRSLQKRIRSRIAFFVESSTSEKKCLAEAKNRLTHFIRLANDLRFAGTTKTTISLFPFFGATFFFLRDGVGVYNNLDAREQLLNQLRVKCWNLLGKDKVMELIEKFKNLGGIEELIKVIDMMIEIILRKRGIPYRYNSYFYEVKKMRSFLSNRTNTKTLIESVKIKSVYQSASLIAQDISFQLKNKRRSFHSIFAKIVKEIPKRVEGIRICFSGRLKDAAEKAQTKCYKHRKTSCNVFNQKIDYASAEVSTRYGILGVKVWISYSQKKGGRAISETYE
- the rpl5 gene encoding ribosomal protein L5; its protein translation is MFPLNFHYEDVLRQDLLLKLNYANVMEVPGLCEIRVVPKAPYNFIIKNGKLAMEIPCGQKFIQTQRGSTGKSFRSNPFLGSNKDKGYVSDLARQSTLRGHGMSNFLVRILTVMSLLDFPVEIRKNSIQFSMETEFCEFSPELEDHFEIFEHIRGFNVTIVTSANTQDETLLLWSGFLQKDEGETQ
- the rps14 gene encoding ribosomal protein S14, with the protein product MSEKQNSRDHKRRLLAAKFELRRKLYKAFCKDPDLPSDMRDKHRYKLSKLPRNSSFARVRNRCISTGRPRSVSEFFRIYRIVFRGLASRGSLMGIKKSSW
- the cob gene encoding apocytochrome b, which codes for MTIRNQRFSLLKQPISSTLNQHLVDYPTPSNLSYWWGFGSLAGICLVIQIVTGVFLAMHYTPHVDLAFNSVEHIMRDVEGGWLLRYMHANGASMFFIVVYLHIFRGLYYASYSSPREFVWCLGVVIFLLMIVTAFIGYVLPWGQMSFWGATVITSLASAIPVVGDTIVTWLWGGFSVDNATLNRFFSLHYLLPFILVGASLLHLAALHQYGSNNPLGVHSEMDKIAFYPYFYVKDLVGWVAFAIFFSIWIFYAPNVLGHPDNYIPANPMSTPPHIVPEWYFLPIYAILRSIPDKAGGVAAIALVFICLLALPFFKSMYVRSSSFRPIYQGMFWLLLADCLLLGWIGCQPVEAPFVTIGQISSLVFFLFFAITPILGRVGRGIPNSYTDETDHT